In Rhipicephalus microplus isolate Deutch F79 chromosome 9, USDA_Rmic, whole genome shotgun sequence, one genomic interval encodes:
- the LOC119165047 gene encoding galactosylceramide sulfotransferase, translating into MIPAIFHRLRHHPAVFLSRHGPVHVFATIITGVTLIAFFLDYYGVGAGCSERHRVAFIKTHKCAGTSVQNILMRFGYSRNLTFAVGPRDVYLGHPTRFRHDMVPDLSRYGREYHILAHHNRFSTRQEYAKLLGSDVFVTTILREPMAMFESLAATLKLKGIHIDDFEDAHGKGHFTSYLSGLRTDYGRIGTNQMAFDLGLSTTTMNESQAVVEFIRRLNSEIDLVLIAEHMDESLVLLKNALCWTTKDVVSFQQNARSSQLLPSRIPDKARHAILTANYVDVALYGFFKEKLMEEIAAFGTDRMKEEVFALRKTRMAMYGDCVDSEDTADKVFPRQFVYRADVVGYRLKNVTNGVPASTCRQLAANELLFTNMVRRRQLMDISAFYFARWGSGQGEAPTTSVAASSVATLFLSLQLAWRVVGG; encoded by the exons atgatTCCG GCAATCTTTCACCGCCTTCGGCATCACCCGGCCGTCTTCCTGAGCAGACACGGACCCGTCCATGTCTTCGCGACTATAATCACTGGCGTTACACTCATCGCATTCTTCCTCGACTATTATGG AGTCGGCGCCGGCTGCTCGGAGCGCCACCGCGTGGCCTTCATCAAGACGCACAAGTGCGCGGGCACGTCGGTGCAGAACATCCTCATGCGCTTCGGTTACTCGCGCAACCTGACCTTCGCCGTGGGACCCCGCGACGTCTACCTGGGACACCCGACCAG gttccgTCACGACATGGTCCCCGACCTGTCTCGCTACGGTCGCGAGTACCACATCCTGGCGCACCACAACCGCTTCTCGACGCGCCAGGAGTACGCGAAGCTTCTCGGCAGTGACGTCTTCGTGACCACCATACTGCGAGAACCCATGGCCATGTTCGAGTCTCTTGCGGCCACTCTCAAGCTGAAGGGCATACACATCGACGACTTCGAG GATGCACATGGCAAGGGACATTTTACGTCGTACCTGTCCGGCTTGCGCACCGATTACGGCCGCATTGGCACAAACCAGATGGCGTTCGACCTGGGTCTGTCCACCACTACCATGAACGAATCCCAGGCCGTCGTGGAGTTCATTCGGCGCCTCAACTCCGAGATCGACCTGGTGTTGATCGCCGAGCACATGGACGAGTCGCTGGTGCTCCTTAAGAACGCGCTGTGCTGGACCACCAAGGACGTG GTGAGCTTCCAGCAGAACGCGCGGAGCTCGCAGTTGCTACCGAGCCGGATCCCGGACAAGGCCCGCCACGCCATTTTGACGGCCAACTACGTGGACGTGGCGCTGTACGGATTCTTCAAAGAAAAGCTGATGGAGGAGATTGCGGCATTCGGCACTGACCGAATGAAGGAGGAG GTGTTCGCGCTACGCAAGACGCGCATGGCCATGTACGGCGACTGCGTTGACTCGGAAGACACGGCGGACAAGGTTTTTCCGCGGCAGTTTGTGTACCGTGCTGACGTGGTGGGCTACCGACTCAAGAACGTCACGAACGGCGTACCAGCCTCCACGTGCCGCCAACTGGCGGCCAACGAGCTCCTCTTCACTAACATGGTACGCCGACGCCAGCTCATGGACATCTCGGCCTTCTACTTCGCCCGCTGGGGATCCGGACAGGGGGAAGCACCAACCACCTCTGTAGCGGCCTCGTCTGTAGCGACCCTCTTCTTATCGCTACAGCTAGCTTGGAGAGTGGTCGGTGGTTAG